AATTTGTTCTAGGCCCGGCAACACCCGACACGCCGCGCAATAACGCCTATGCATTCGACAACGGCGTCGCGGCGACGACGGACGTGACGTACCGCGCAAATACGTTTGCCGAGGGCTATTCAATTTCAGAGTATTCGGCCGACCACTACGTCATTACGGCCAGGGGCACATCGGGCAAGAATGCGACAAATGTGAATGAGCAGGGCTTTTTTATTGTTGTGCCAGGCGTCAATAACTGATTTGACCCGCAACACGCCGTGCCACGGTTATTTGGACGCCCGCTGATCGCGGGCGTCTGTGCGTTCACCATTGACAAACATATCGATGATGACCAATGCGGCGCCAATAAAAATAAAGCTGTCCGCCACATTGAACGCAGGCCAGTGCCACGTCTTATAGTAGACGTCGATGAAATCGATCACATGGCCATACAGCATGCGGTCAATCGCATTCCCCAGCGCGCCCGCTGCGATGGACATTAGGCCTGCCGATAGCAGTTTGTGATCACGGCGCGGCAAGCGCCAAAACCACACGATGACGACCGCGCTGACCACCAGCGCAAGCGTTGTAAAAAAATACTTTTGCCAACCGCCAGCATTGGCTAAAAAACTAAAGGCCGCGCCCTCATTATGCAGGCGCGTCAAGTTGAACCCAGTAAACACCGGTTCGATTTGCGCGTATTGAAAGTGCGCAATTATCCAGCGCTTCGTCCACTGATCGAAACCCAACACGGCTGCGAACAGTGTTATCCATGGTAGCTTGGCCAAGAGTCTGTCGCCCATTACGCGTACAGCCGAATTTCGCCAGAACCGTCGATATTCGTGACACAACGCGCACATAAAGTTGGGTGGGCTACGATCGAGCCGACTTCCTGACGCCGGTGCCAACACCGTTCGCACTTTTTATACTCCACCGCTTCGGCAGACACCCATAGCTTGCCCGCAAGCTCCTCGGCGGCCTCGGTTGCGCCGGCCGTATCGCGATCATCGCGCAGCTGCGCATACGACGTAATCAGAATGAAACGCAGCTCATCTTTGATCGGCGCCAGCGCAGCATGCAGCGTCTCATCACAATGCAGCGTCACAGACGCATCGAGCGGCGCACCGATCTTTCCTTCTGTGCGCAGCGACTCAAGCACCGGCTTAACCTGATCGCGAACAGCAATCACCTGGTCCCACTGAACATCCGACGCGTCGAGGTCGTCAGGGAACGAGTACCAGGTGGATGTCATCACCGAATAATCGCGTTCGCCGGGTAGTGCCTGCCAGATCTCCTCGCTGGTAAAGCACAAAATGGGAGCCAACCAACGCACGAGCGCTTCGGCAATGTGCCACAGCGCGGTCTGCGCCGAACGTCGGGCGAGACTGTCGGCTGCGGTGGTGTACAAGCGATCCTTAATAATATCGAGATAAAAACCACTCATCTCAGTGACGCAGAAGTTGTGAATTTTTTGATAAACGCGGTGAAAGCGATAATCGGTGTAGTCGGCATCGATTTCTTTTTGTAGCGCGGCGGCGCGCGCAACCGCCCAACGATCAAGCGCTACCATGTCAGCGGGCGCCACCGCGTCGTCAGGCGTGAAGCCGTCCATGTTGCCGAGCAAAAACCGCGCCGTGTTACGCATGCGGCGATAAGAGTCGGAGATGCGCTTAAGGATAACCTCTGACACACTCATTTCGTTACGATAGTCGGCCGCCGCGACCCACAAACGCAGTACGTCTGCCCCCAGATCGGAAAAAATCGTTTGGGGCGCGATGACATTGCCCTCCGATTTCGACATCTTGCGGCCATTCTCATCGACCGTGAAACCATGGGTGAGCACGGCTCGATACGGCGCCTTTCCATACATCGCGACCGAGGTTAAGAGCGAACTTTGGAACCAGCCGCGATGCTGATCCGACCCTTCCAAATACAAATCAACCGGCCAGCCAAGTTGTTCGCGTGCGCTACCCACACAGTAGTGAACAACACCCGAATCGAACCAGACATCCATGATATCGGTGACTTTTCGGTAGTCCTTCGCCTCGTCACCTAACAACTCTTCCGGGTCGAGTTCGAACCACGCATCGATACCGTCTCGCTCCACCCGTTTCGCAACCTGCTCGAGCAGTTCGTCGGTGCGCGGATGAAGCGCATCGGTTTCACGATGAATAAAGAGCGCGATCGGTACACCCCATGTGCGTTGTCGCGAGATACACCAGTCGGGACGACCGTCGACCATGCCTTCAATACGCTGTTGCCCCCAATCAGGCACCCACTGCACGGTTTCGATCGCGTCGAGCGCATCGCGCCGAAGACCGTTCTGCTCCATGCTGATGAACCACTGCGGTGTAGCGCGAAAAATAACGGGCGTTTTGTGGCGCCAACAGTGTGGATAACTGTGTTCGTACGATTCCACGTGGAACAGGCTACCTTCGCTGTGCAACAGACTGACAATTGATTCGTTCGCCCGAAACACGTGCTGACCACCAAAGTGCGGAAGACTATCGACATAGCAACCATTGTCACCCACGGGGTTATCCATGGGCAGGTTAAATTCAACGCCTGCCTGAAAATCTTCGACCCCATGAGCCGGGGCCGTGTGCACAAGCCCGGTACCCGCCTCGAGTGTCACGTGTTCGCCCGTGATCACGGGCACAATCCTGCCCTCCATAAACGGATGCGTCACCATGAGGCCTTTGATCAGGTCGCCTTTAAACGTGGCCAACACGGTGTGATTGTCATCACCGGCACGGGCCATCACCGCCTCGACGAGCTCCGCTGCCACCACCACCCGTTCGTCTTCTCGCTGCACCAAGGCGTAGTCAAGATCGGCGTGCACGGCCACCGCCTGGTTCGCGGGTAACGTCCAGGGTGTCGTGGTCCAGATGATAACGGAGATGGTCCCCTGCCCCGGCAGATCACCCACGCGCTTTGCGAGGTCATCGGTGTCGGTCACCGCGAAGCGCACGTCGATCGACGGCGACGTTTTGTCCTGATATTCGACTTCGGCCTCTGCCAGAGCGCTGCGACAGTCCAGACACCAGTGCACCGGTTTATAGCCTTTATACAGGTGACCGCGTTTGATCATTTGACCAAACGCTCGCAGTTGGTTTGCCTCAAAATCGGGCGACAGCGTCAAATAAGGGTGTTCGTAGTCAGCCAGCACACCGAGGCGCTTAAATCCTTCGGCCTGACCCTTGATCTGGCGATGGGCATAGTCACGACAGGCCTGGCGAAACGCTTTCCCGTCGAGCTTCTTACCCACTCGACCGTGCTTTTTCTCTACCTGCAATTCAATCGGTAGGCCGTGGCAATCCCAGCCTGGCACATACGGGGCATCAAACCCCGCCAGCGTGCGACAGCGCACAATCATGTCTTTGAGTGCCTTATTGACCGCATGACCGATATGGATGGCACCGTTGGCGTAGGGCGGGCCATCCAACAGAACAAACTTCGGACGTCCCGCGCTGGCTTTACGAATCTGGCTATAGAGGTCATTTTCATACCAGCTTTTGAGCATCTGCGGCTCACGCTGGGCAAGATTCGCCTTCATCGCGAAACGGGTTTTGGGCAGATTGAGGGTCGCTTTGTATTGATTACTGGCCACGTGTCGGTCAGGCTCCTATTGCGTGGGGAAGGGGCGCGGCTAAAGCCTGAGACTTTACCACTTATTGACGCAAAAAAATCAGCTCAAGGCCGCCAGCAGTGCCCTTGCGTCCGCCACATCCTGATGCATTTGGACCACCATCTCGTCCAGGCTTTCAAAGTGCTCTTCGTCGCGAAGCTTACCCACAAATTCCACCGTGAGCCGCTTGCCGTACAGATCACCGTTGAAGTCAAACACGTGCACCTCCAGCAGTGCGTCGCCCCCGCCGACGGTCGGACGAAAACCGAGGTTCGCTACCCCCAGCCGACTCTGCCCCTCCCACGAGGCGCGAACCGCAAAAATACCGGACATCGGTAGACTGTTGCGTCGAGGGTGGATATTCGCAGTCGGAAACCCAAGTTCGCGGCCCAGACGCTTGCCGCGAATCACCCGCCCGCTCATTGCAAAGGGCCGACCCAGCAATCGTTCAGCGCGGGGCACATCCCCCGCCAGTAGCGCGTCGCGAATCAGCGAACTGCTCACCCGTTCGCCGTTGAGACACTCAGACGGAAGCTGAGCCACCTCAAACCCCAATTGGCGTCCCAATCCGCGCAACGTGTCGATGTCGCCCGCTCGTTTTTTACCAAAACGAAAATCATCGCCCACATACAGCAATTTAACGTGTAGTTTCTTGACCAATATGTCGGTCACGAAATCGTCAGGACTCAAGCCCGCAATCGCATGAGAAAATGGGGTGAGGTACAGCACATCGATTTGCGCCTGGCGTATGTATTCAAATCGCTCCCGCCAGGTGGTCAGTCGGCCGGGCGATGGCGCCCGTCCAAAGAATTCGCGCGGCATGGGTTCGAAGCTCATCACGCAGGTGCGTAACGCCCGTGACCGGCCTTCCTCGACCACGCGCTGGAGCAAGGCCTGATGTCCACGGTGCACACCATCGTAATTTCCGATCGTGACGACCGCCCCGTCGGCAAGTTCCGGACACTGTTGAAAGCGGCGTAGGAGTTTCAAGGCGTGCTCATTTTATTCGCGATACGTGATGGGATTAGGGCTGACTCGATGGGGCCTCATCGGAGGACTGCGGGTGACGCAGCGCGCGGATTCTCACCCCGAGTAGGGCGAGCATAGCAAAGTAAACCAGCATGCTCGCAAGAATCAGTGCAACCAGTGTGCGGACCCGCTCGCCCAGCGACCACGCCACCCACTCCGCCGTGGCGCCTTTAAAGGTGAGTAACAGCACGCCCATCACCAGTGTCGCCGCGCTCACTTTAAGCAGCAGCTTGCCCCAACCAGGTTGCACCTGCATGACGCCATCGCGACGCAAACCTCGCCACAACAGCGCGGCATTGAGCCACGCCGCCAGCGACGTGGCGAGCGCCAGCCCCATGTGGGGCGCGACAAACTCGTAATGCCGCATTGGCAACACCAGCGCGAGGTTGGCCACGATATTAAACAACATGGCGATGACGCCAATGCGCACAGGCGTTTTGGCGTCCTGCCTTGAGAAGTAACCCGGCACCAACACTTTGACGAACGAAAACCCGACCAAACCCAGCGCATACGCCGACAAACTAAATACCGACTGATAGGTGTCGGTGGCGTCAAACGCATCGTATTGGAACACGGTAGCGATCAGCGGACCGGCGAGTAAGAACAAACCCACCGCAGCCGGCACAGTAATGAGCACCACCAGTCGCTGCGCCCAGTCGAGCGTGGCGCTAAACAGCGCGGTGTTGCGCGTGGCGTGTTGTTTGGTCAAGAACGGTAGCACCACGGTCGCCAGGGCGATGGTAAAAACACCGAGTGGAAACTCAAGAAGTCGATCCGAATAGTACAGCCATGAGATCGCCCCATCTTCGAGATAGCTAGCAATCGCGCGATCGATAATGAGATTTACTTGCGCAATGGACGCACCGAACAACGCCGGCAACATGAGGCGCACGATCTTCTGCACGTACGTGTCCTGCCACGCCCACACTGGTCGCGGCGTGTAGCCGGAGGCGCGAAGAAACGGAAGCTGAAACGCCAGCTGAGTGACACCCGCCAGGAACACACCCCAAGCCAAACCGACCATCGGCCGCTCAAAACGTGCACTGAAGAACACCACCGCACTGATCAAACACACGTTGAGCAACACCGGCGTAAACGCCGGCGCGCCGAACCGGCCGTACGTGTTAAGCACGCCACCGGCCAACGCCGTGAGCGAAATAAACAACAGATACCAGACCGTGATGCGCAACAGATCGGAGGCCAATTCAAACTTGGCGGGATCGTCGGCAAACCCAGACGCAAATAGCCAAACGAGCAGCGGTGCGGCGAGCGCACACACCACGGTGACAACCAATAGAATCGCACCGAGCGTACCGGCGACGCGATTGATCAGCGCATGGGTGCGCGCCGCGTCCCCGGCGCTGTGCACTTCGCCAAGCACGGGCACAAACGCCTGCGAGAACGCGCCCTCCGCGAACAGCCGACGCATAAAATTGGGAATTTGGAACGCCACAACAAAGACGTCCATGCCGGCCCCCGCCCCGAAGAAACGGGCGAATACCACATCGCGGATGAGACCGAGCACCCGAGAGAGGAGTGTCCACACGCCCACCAGCCCCGTCGATTTGAGCGGATTAGACATACTGTCGCCCTGAGCGGCGCGGCAAGCAGCCCGCGATGCGGCGATTGGCGGAGGAAGTCGTAACCATAGCCGCCGCATGATACCCAGCTCGAGTGTTTGAAACCACGCCAACCCCTCGAAATTCGGTGATTTTTGGGGGCCAAATGTGGCCCAATTGAGGCGCGCCACAGAATCGCCCAAATTCGGTAAAATCAGGCAAAAAGAAGGTCCTTTTCATTGACAATCGGAGGCTAAATCCGCAGACTACGCCGCCTGCGCTCGAATCGCGCAGTGTGTACTGCAGGCATCAGATTTACAGAGGAAAGCATGGCCAACTCGAAACAGGCGATCAAACGCGCCCGTCAAAATGTGAAACGCCGCGCCCACAACATGGCGCTTCGTTCAAAAGTTCGTACCTACGTGAAGAAGGTAATCACCGCCATTGAGGCTGGCGATAAAGCCGCCGCCACCGCTGCGATGAAAGTCGCTGAGCCGGTGATCGATTCAATGGTTAACAAGGGCATTTTTTCGAAGAACAAAGCAGCGCGTCACAAGCGCCGCCTTGTCGCGAAAGTCAACGCCCTGAGTTAAGCGCGCGTCGTCCGCCGCCGCTGTTCGCAGCAGGCAGCGAAGCCGACGTTTGCGCTTCTCGACTTCACGCAGGTATAAAAAGCCGATCCTTCGGGGTCGGCTTTTTCATTTCTAAACGGCGCAGGCCTCAATCAAACGAGGCGTTATCAAGGCTAGCACCCTGACTTGGTGGCGCTGCCGCCTCCTCCTCGGCCATCGTTTCCAGCGCGACCATAATATCCCGCGCCAGTTGTTTCGTACCTTGGCCACTGATGGCACTGATGCGATACACCCGACCCGCAAAACCGGACCGAGCCACAATGTCGTCGCAGCGTTTAGACTGCTCGTCTTCTGGCCCTAAATCCATTTTATTGAGCACAAGCCAGCGCTCACGCGCGTAGAGTTCATCGCTGAAGCGGCTTAATTCGCGCAATATGGCATTGATTTCAACCACTGGGTCCGTCGACGGATCCATCGGCCAAACGTCGACCAGATGCAGCAGCAAGCGCGTGCGCTTGAGGTGCCGTAAAAATCGAATGCCCAGTCCCGCGCCGTCGGCCGCGCCCTCAATCAAGCCGGGAATATCCGCCATCACAAAACTGCGATCGCTCTCGACCTGCACAACACCGAGGCTTGGGTGCAAAGTGGTGAATGGATAGGCGGCCACTTTGGGACGCGCACCAGACATCGCTCGAATCAGGGTCGATTTGCCCGCATTTGGCATGCCCAGCAGGCCCACATCCGCCAATAGTTTAAGTTCGAGCAACAGGTGGCGCGATTCCCCGGGTTTACCGGGTGTAAACTGCCTCGGCGCGCGGTTGGTGCTGCTTTTAAAGTGCACGTTACCGATTCCGGCCTCGCCGCCCGATGCCACGAGCAGTCGCTGCTCGTGACGCGTGACGTCGCCCAATATCTCACCGGAGTCGAGATCGGAAATGGTGGTGCCCACCGGCACACGCACCAGGGTGTCTTCACCGCTGCGGCCCGTCATCTCACGACGGGCACCGGGCTTGCCGTCCTCAGCTCGATACTTACGCGTGACGCGAAAATCAGCCAAGGTGTTGATACCCGAGTCGCCCACCAAGTAGACACTGCCGCCGCGGCCACCATCACCGCCATCCGGACCGCCTTTTTCTACGTACTTCTCGCGTCGAAAACTGGCGCTGCCATTGCCGCCGCGGCCGCCGCTCACTCGCACCGTCGCTTCATCTACAAATTTCATGGCGTCACTCTACCTTATCCGGTGATACGAAAAAGCCCGGCGAGTGCCGGGCTTTCGTAATCGTTTGCATCGGCCGTTAACGGCGCCGTGCTCAGTCGGTGACAATGCTCACGAACTGGCGACCTTTTGGGCCACGCGTCGAGAACTCGACTCGACCGCTCGCTTTGGCGAACAACGTGTGATCACGACCTACTCCGACATTGTCACCCGCGTGCACTTTGGTCCCGCGCTGACGAATCAGAATATTGCCGGCAAGCACCTGCTCGCCACCAAAGCGCTTGACACCGAGGCGTTTGGATTGGGAATCGCGGCCGTTACGAGTACTACCGCCTGCTTTTTTATGTGCCATGTTTTACTCCTAACCGCTGATGCTGGTAATTTTGACTTTGGTGAACGCCTGGCGATGCCCTTTCTGGCGCTTATAGCCCTGACGACGCTTAAATTTGATGACGTCGACTTTCTTGCCGCGACCCTGCTCTTCGACCGTCGCGGTAACTTTACCGCCATCGATCGTGGGCGTGCCCAGCGTGACGCTGGCGCCTTCACCGATGAGCAACACCTCATCAAACTCGACAGTCGCGCCGGCTTCCGCG
This Pseudomonadota bacterium DNA region includes the following protein-coding sequences:
- the lspA gene encoding signal peptidase II — its product is MGDRLLAKLPWITLFAAVLGFDQWTKRWIIAHFQYAQIEPVFTGFNLTRLHNEGAAFSFLANAGGWQKYFFTTLALVVSAVVIVWFWRLPRRDHKLLSAGLMSIAAGALGNAIDRMLYGHVIDFIDVYYKTWHWPAFNVADSFIFIGAALVIIDMFVNGERTDARDQRASK
- the ileS gene encoding isoleucine--tRNA ligase; protein product: MKANLAQREPQMLKSWYENDLYSQIRKASAGRPKFVLLDGPPYANGAIHIGHAVNKALKDMIVRCRTLAGFDAPYVPGWDCHGLPIELQVEKKHGRVGKKLDGKAFRQACRDYAHRQIKGQAEGFKRLGVLADYEHPYLTLSPDFEANQLRAFGQMIKRGHLYKGYKPVHWCLDCRSALAEAEVEYQDKTSPSIDVRFAVTDTDDLAKRVGDLPGQGTISVIIWTTTPWTLPANQAVAVHADLDYALVQREDERVVVAAELVEAVMARAGDDNHTVLATFKGDLIKGLMVTHPFMEGRIVPVITGEHVTLEAGTGLVHTAPAHGVEDFQAGVEFNLPMDNPVGDNGCYVDSLPHFGGQHVFRANESIVSLLHSEGSLFHVESYEHSYPHCWRHKTPVIFRATPQWFISMEQNGLRRDALDAIETVQWVPDWGQQRIEGMVDGRPDWCISRQRTWGVPIALFIHRETDALHPRTDELLEQVAKRVERDGIDAWFELDPEELLGDEAKDYRKVTDIMDVWFDSGVVHYCVGSAREQLGWPVDLYLEGSDQHRGWFQSSLLTSVAMYGKAPYRAVLTHGFTVDENGRKMSKSEGNVIAPQTIFSDLGADVLRLWVAAADYRNEMSVSEVILKRISDSYRRMRNTARFLLGNMDGFTPDDAVAPADMVALDRWAVARAAALQKEIDADYTDYRFHRVYQKIHNFCVTEMSGFYLDIIKDRLYTTAADSLARRSAQTALWHIAEALVRWLAPILCFTSEEIWQALPGERDYSVMTSTWYSFPDDLDASDVQWDQVIAVRDQVKPVLESLRTEGKIGAPLDASVTLHCDETLHAALAPIKDELRFILITSYAQLRDDRDTAGATEAAEELAGKLWVSAEAVEYKKCERCWHRRQEVGSIVAHPTLCARCVTNIDGSGEIRLYA
- a CDS encoding bifunctional riboflavin kinase/FAD synthetase, with the protein product MKLLRRFQQCPELADGAVVTIGNYDGVHRGHQALLQRVVEEGRSRALRTCVMSFEPMPREFFGRAPSPGRLTTWRERFEYIRQAQIDVLYLTPFSHAIAGLSPDDFVTDILVKKLHVKLLYVGDDFRFGKKRAGDIDTLRGLGRQLGFEVAQLPSECLNGERVSSSLIRDALLAGDVPRAERLLGRPFAMSGRVIRGKRLGRELGFPTANIHPRRNSLPMSGIFAVRASWEGQSRLGVANLGFRPTVGGGDALLEVHVFDFNGDLYGKRLTVEFVGKLRDEEHFESLDEMVVQMHQDVADARALLAALS
- the murJ gene encoding murein biosynthesis integral membrane protein MurJ, giving the protein MSNPLKSTGLVGVWTLLSRVLGLIRDVVFARFFGAGAGMDVFVVAFQIPNFMRRLFAEGAFSQAFVPVLGEVHSAGDAARTHALINRVAGTLGAILLVVTVVCALAAPLLVWLFASGFADDPAKFELASDLLRITVWYLLFISLTALAGGVLNTYGRFGAPAFTPVLLNVCLISAVVFFSARFERPMVGLAWGVFLAGVTQLAFQLPFLRASGYTPRPVWAWQDTYVQKIVRLMLPALFGASIAQVNLIIDRAIASYLEDGAISWLYYSDRLLEFPLGVFTIALATVVLPFLTKQHATRNTALFSATLDWAQRLVVLITVPAAVGLFLLAGPLIATVFQYDAFDATDTYQSVFSLSAYALGLVGFSFVKVLVPGYFSRQDAKTPVRIGVIAMLFNIVANLALVLPMRHYEFVAPHMGLALATSLAAWLNAALLWRGLRRDGVMQVQPGWGKLLLKVSAATLVMGVLLLTFKGATAEWVAWSLGERVRTLVALILASMLVYFAMLALLGVRIRALRHPQSSDEAPSSQP
- the rpsT gene encoding 30S ribosomal protein S20 codes for the protein MANSKQAIKRARQNVKRRAHNMALRSKVRTYVKKVITAIEAGDKAAATAAMKVAEPVIDSMVNKGIFSKNKAARHKRRLVAKVNALS
- the cgtA gene encoding Obg family GTPase CgtA; the encoded protein is MKFVDEATVRVSGGRGGNGSASFRREKYVEKGGPDGGDGGRGGSVYLVGDSGINTLADFRVTRKYRAEDGKPGARREMTGRSGEDTLVRVPVGTTISDLDSGEILGDVTRHEQRLLVASGGEAGIGNVHFKSSTNRAPRQFTPGKPGESRHLLLELKLLADVGLLGMPNAGKSTLIRAMSGARPKVAAYPFTTLHPSLGVVQVESDRSFVMADIPGLIEGAADGAGLGIRFLRHLKRTRLLLHLVDVWPMDPSTDPVVEINAILRELSRFSDELYARERWLVLNKMDLGPEDEQSKRCDDIVARSGFAGRVYRISAISGQGTKQLARDIMVALETMAEEEAAAPPSQGASLDNASFD
- the rpmA gene encoding 50S ribosomal protein L27: MAHKKAGGSTRNGRDSQSKRLGVKRFGGEQVLAGNILIRQRGTKVHAGDNVGVGRDHTLFAKASGRVEFSTRGPKGRQFVSIVTD
- the rplU gene encoding 50S ribosomal protein L21, which produces MYAVIKTGGKQYRVQEGATLKVEKLDAEAGATVEFDEVLLIGEGASVTLGTPTIDGGKVTATVEEQGRGKKVDVIKFKRRQGYKRQKGHRQAFTKVKITSISG